From the genome of Plectropomus leopardus isolate mb chromosome 4, YSFRI_Pleo_2.0, whole genome shotgun sequence:
ACTATACATGCCAGCGCTCTTATAACTTaaagatggtaaaaatgtctgaaaatgccTGAATGAGAGAGTCTTAAAGTAGcaatgtgaaataaaatcttaaagGAGACATTTATTCATAGATACAGACAATATGAGGCTATTTTTAAATGGATTAAATTTAGATTGAAGTAGAGAACAGACACGGTCCTTAAAATGTTTGTCAGTGCTGAACGACATTCCAACCTAAAGTCACTaaaagttacagtttttttgtaatgatttttattttatgtctctaaaGTTACAGTATATCGTTACTTTTTCTCACTGGGAAATCATTTTGATTACAGTTTAACCTAAATGGAGCGCCGCCTGCGAGTTAGTCAACTCAAGCTGCACTGATTCATACGTCACACCTTACTCTTCAAACATCATCAACAAAACACACCTTCCCAATTTGATGGTCTATTTAAGCTGCAAAAATTTCCCAGCTTTCCCTCTGCATTGTtattgcagctgctgctctgcatcaGTTTTGCTGCCTCCATCCTCCATCCCAGCATCCACCTGCAGGCTCCCGTCACGTCATGTAAACATATCTGTGGCCAGCGATGAAGCTGCAGTCTAGACCCTAAACTCTGACTATgttctgctgctgaaaaaaacccaaacaaaaacgTGAGTTGTCTGACTGAACTTACTATATAAAATTTTGCATATAAATGCTACTCAGGGAAATTCTAAGGTACATACACCTAgataaaagtacaaatgaacaagtacaggaaaaaaaaggggacaCTGAATTTGCGTCTTGGTGGACCTAGAACTAAATTACAATGTGTGTccttctttaaatttttttttacccagaatGTATTGAATAATTTCAAAGTGCAAACAAGATACCAGCAGAATTATTTTCACATCATGAAAAGGAGCcaaattacagttaaattactatataaaaaaaaccaaactttacaataaacattaacataatCTTTAAATACACTGTAATTGCAGCTAAAAGTGGGAGAACAATGGTACATTTGACAGGAATTAATCATCATCAATCATAAACATGCGGTAACACATGTCTAGAAAGCTATATAAATGATATATAGATCATacataatgtaataaataaatgagtaaagagatacacattaaaactgtattaATAGAAACAAGTTctccatattttaaaataagttttaacgTTTTATTTCCTTAATTATGTCATAATCTaaacatgaatgaaataatACTAGTACTGTATGTTGTAATTATTAAATTGATACTGTACTCAGTAAATTTAAGATACTTCTAATGTAATTTATTTCCAAGTCCCTCCTAAAGAAAACGCAAAGttgtttcccccttttttccctgtacttacatactgtatgtatccaataaatataatataaactaGGCTATTTCATGGGTATGATACACACACTAAATACTGGACAGTCATATGTTCTGTTTCAACCTAAGTCTAATCTGTCACGTTATAAAGACAGAATGAGTGTTTGTAAGAAGCTTTATTTCTCTCCTGTGAGGAGTTGCAGAGTCACGGCTAAAGACTGCATGTGCTTTTCAGCCGAGTCATACTTAAAGTCTGTGACGTTGGGTGATTTGCAGAATTAGTGTTGACCTTAAGCCCCATGTGGACGTACATCACACTCCCCAGCCCTGGAAATAAGCAGAGACTCTTCACAGCTTGGatcaacatgtttgtttgtgttgtgataaCATACAAATGATGAATCCACAGTAATAATTTCCCCACTGTGTGAGTTTTTCATTATCCCTCCTCCTTGCACTGAACACATGAGGACATATAATCCTAAGAAAAGCTTTATGAGGGTATTTTTATGATCACATTCTgagtaaccttttttttttaatcttcagtattttttttttagaagtatATGTGAAGAGTATTTGGATTTTATTGACACATAAGAGAAAGTTTACAGGGTTCACACCATCCTGTTCTTAAGaattcattgtatttttgtgCATCCTGCTGGTTTTTCAGCTCTGTGGCTGACCGAACTGTAACTTGCCAGCaattctttacatttaaaaaaaacaaacaaaaaaagttcaaaatcaCTGACTAaaacatcttcaaaaaaaaaaaagaaaaaaggtagaGTTTCATTTAATAATTGCTTCAGTGCTGTTATAAATAAATCAGCACTTCAGAGgctttttagtttttgctttaacttcAACACataaatcaacatttctgtggTGGTTTGTGGGAGCTGCTGTAAgtttgtggacttttttttctgcctctctaAGTTACGTGAGAAAACGCTTATGTAACTTTTTCCTTGGCTCACagctttatattttaatttttgctccTCTATTATTATTTCTGGCTTCATGGTTACATCATAGGTTTtagatcatttaaaaacaaatttgccaTCAAGATATTGCAAAGACTGGGATATTCTTAGAGTGTACATTCACTGTACTGGTGGAAAAACTAAATGTTCCTATAATGTTGCATTAGACACTTTGATTACAGGATTTTATAGTGCTATGTGActttagaaagaaaagaaattaggATTAATTAACCTTTCAGTCACTCTTAGGCAGTTTATGTTAAAATCTTGAAACAGTTTGGTTTTGGGATGTTTACTGAGAATTCTCCAGACTTTTACACTCACTCAATGTAGGAAATACATACCtcttattttaagattatttatgAACTGTTCATTATTTAGGGAGAAGGGGGTGGTGCATGGAGGGGGTGGCATGTCAAATGATTTTATTAAGCACTGGAGAGGAACATGTTTCCTATTTTGGCATAGGGGAGGaatatacagctttaaatggttgtattttgaaTAAATACCCGCTGAACCCCAAATTCCACTGGTGTACTTAAAAGCCATGTTTTCATaatcacaccatttattatgaccagaaactgttaaaacagaaGATTGTAGGTTTTGAAATTTCTGATGGTCCTACAACACTTCATTTTCAAACAGGATTTGCATATTGCTGAGAAATTagcttgtttttttgatgaCTCTAACTCCTGTGCTGTTGCATTGCTTCCTATACTGCCTACATTTGGTGTGAATATATTTAATGGTGGAAGGAGGGTGATGCATTTTCTGCCAATCACTTTAGGAAagctcaaagaaaaatatttgtagctttggtcaagatatatttaaaaaaaaaaacccacccgtCTACCCCTACCTCTTATGAATGAAGTATAGTCCCTTACAGAAACATACTTTTCAATGTACTAAAAGATTTccaagataaaaaatattaaggcaaaatgtgaaaaatattgtaaaaaaccccccccaaaaaaacaagagaaagaaaatcaagggcaataacatttttattttcaccttgGTTTCTTTTGATAATaccaagaataaaaaaatctttgtctcCAAATACTCAAACTCTGGCAGGCAAAATGGACTTTCCCGGGTGTCTGCATGGTGCTGTATGGATGTGCTGGGAGTTGTGTCCCTCCTGTGGTGAATGTAACAAAATGCACCCCAATTAATCTCTGGTCCTTCACTGATCACACAGGACTGTTAACTGGATATGTGCAGTTTAAATCAGGCTGCTATAACAGCAGAGCCCCCAACCCCCAACAGACACTGCAGAACATGGCATTTTGACAgcaaagttgttaaaaaaaagaagcgaCTAATGAGTTGTGAGAAAAGCTGTGTGATGTTTTACTAAAGCAAAGGTCAGCTGGACTAATTGGACCATTATTGTCCCTTTCAACCTCAGACTGCCTCCACACCACAGCGCAGCAGATAGATACCCACACCTGTCTCCTGTGGCACAGTGACACGTAGATCAACGCCCCAGCACCCCCACTTATCAAGAACACCTGGCTGGTTCTCATGAAAGCCTCCAATCACATCCCAGAGAAGTTGCAGCAGCCACTGCCAGCTGCCATGTGGCGACCgtcagagacagaggagaggtgACACGGCTCTTCGGACAGAGTCTGACAGCTACAAAGTCTTCTTGGTCTGCTTTCTCTACCTGGCTGCCTGTCAGTTAATCATTAGAAACATGCTGACCactctgtttttctcccttCTGGTGTCTTCTGTCGTTGCCACAGAGAAAGGTAAATCGATTTAAGTATGCTGTGTGTTTTCGGTTTAAATCTGGAGTTCTTCTCTCTACGTTCAATGCAGAAAATCAAAATTcatattcaatttatttaaattgttgCCACTCTGCTAATATACAGCtttttggacattatttttGGTCGGTCAGTCTTTCACCATTTATCTGACATGACATTTTGTGCAGTTGTGTACATTAACCATTGGCACTTCCAGATCGTACTTGATGGAGGTGCTGTTCTGAACGGCACCCACTGCATCTCGTTCCTTCAGCCACGTGTCCTCAGTGGGATTCTCAGCTATTTTTGGCCTGactttgaaaatgaaagtgtCTTTCATCACTTTTGTCTGCCATGCAATGTTGTACAGTTGTGCACATTAGGATATTAATAGTCCCTGCTTTTACCTTTTAGAGCCACCATGAGGTTGAAAACAGTTGGATGGTTTGCTTTGAGGTACAGACATTCGTGGTTCCCAGATGATGAATCcttattattttgataatccCTTGCCTTTACATCTAGAGCCACGATGCggttgacatttcatttttttggtgaaaagtCTTGAAAACTGTTGAATGGACTGACATGAAATATGGTACAAACTTTCAAGGTCCCCAGAGAATGAATTGCAGTCgcgtgactttttttctgttgccaccagcaggtcaaagtttttacttatttagtaAATTATCTCAACATCCACCAGATGTATTGCCATGAAATACTGTCTAGATATTCATGGTACCCAGAAGATGAATTCCATTGTGGTGATCCCTTGACTTTTCTGTTAGCACCGCCTTTACCCCTTTTCCACTAAAgtagctctggttcttgaattGGTTGTGTTCAGGATTTTGGGAACCTTGGTGCTATCTAGTGAACCAGCCTATGTTTCCACTAGTTTTAACCTGAACCTGAGGATCATTAATGGAGGTCATTGCTCTGTGCACAACAGAAGTAAGTAGTAGCAATACAGCAGATTACATTGGTCACCTGCAAACGTTTAGTCTTGATTTtacccaaaaaacaagcatggaccAACTAACATGAGAACACTGCACACACTTTTGTGTGATGATTTGTGACTTGACTTTGCCATCATATCGCTTCTACCAGTAGATGATGATGTACATAATGTTGTCATGGTTTTGGTAtattttttggttccagctgagaaccaactTTTCATGTTctaaaccaatttatttttggttgaaatacTCAGAATGGTTTAAAATTAAGTGAGGGAACCAGAACAGCACTGGTTCCATGTTCATAGAAGAGGGCTACTTGAGGTTCACCTTGCGGTTTTGAAAGAAAGTTATGGGATAGATTGTCATCAAATTTGGTATAGACTAGGGATTGACAATCGATAAGAAGTTAATAGaatatgtgaaatttaatcgattaattgataggctatgcaatgccttcaaagtatatgcaatatgttacTGTGAACTTTgattaagtaaaaatacatttactattgtttgaaataagcaaagtttttatgttttcttcaaataacGATTAATGGATATTTTGATCGTTAATTTTACCAGTAATCGACTGAGGAAAgagcttacaatttgcaaccctccTCCCTCAGGATGAGTTAAGCCCGTAACAACTTTGGTATTCATCATGACAATATTGTCACAAATACTTACAAAAGTAATGACAGCCAATCTCAACTGTACTCcatgtttagtgctaattagcaaatgttggcaggttaaaaaaaatgatgaactCGGTAAACAATGGTTTTCAATGTGAGAGTGTTAACATGCAGACATTAGCATTTTGCCCACAGCTCTATCTTAAGTACAGCAGGTCGCAGAGCCACAAGTGTGGCTGTAGATTCTTAGTATTGTTGAGACAGCGACGGGGACTGGGTACAAACTATGCTGAAATGTGCATCTCTTTCTTCCTCAGATAGTGCCCTTCCCAGATTGACCGACACCAAAGCTGCTGAGGCCTTCATCGACTCTGCTGATGTGGTGGTCATCGGATTCCTGGAGGTCAGACATGAAAATTGCttgaagagaaaagaaaacatggggTCAAATCAgctttcagacatctttcaaaCAAGCCCACAGCGGctgttttatggcttttttttattatgctaACATGCATGTGGCGTACCAGATACGATCAGACAAATTAGCTAAAAGTGAGACAGCAAGGCTCCCAAAGTACAGCTTTTGTTTGCACGCTGGTGATGCTGCTGTCGTGAATAGATTTGGAAGAAGAATGTATTTCCTGTGGCCACACCTTTGGCAGCGCTGGTGCTTCGGGGCAGAGAGTCGCTGTCTGTTCCAAAGAGGCGAGCCCTTTGGCCAGACTCTGTGCGCCGTGGAAGATGGCGGACCACTTGACAGGAAATACATGCGTATCTGAGCCCTTGTGGGATTGGCTTCATTGACCATCTCGTAAACAAACACAGGGAGAAGGTTCATGAGAGGAGAGCGGATGAGAGAGCACACAAGGATAAAGCATAGTTGGACTGTGATGCTGGAGGCAAAAAGAGACCAAAATATTGGTACTGTGAGTCACTGGGAATGAACACATATTACAGactgcaaaataataaaatggatTGCCAGAGCTCATGCAATGCTGTCTCAGAAATAGACATGATTCACCTTCCTTTGAGTCAACCTCCGCTCTCTTTCTCcggtttatttttttgcttctcCATCTCTGACTCTTACTCTCTACCCTCTTCAGggaaaaaggacattttaaagaggAAGAGATACATCCCATCactgcattatatatatatatatatagatacacCAAGTGGTTGTGGATAACAACCTAGACACCTACTTAACAATTAAATGGAAATGAtaaatgtccttttattttaaggtaagAAATACAGGGTTCTTTATTGACATTTGGAGCGCTGTCATATCAAACCACTATTTGCTCGTAAAGACATAGGCTAGCAGACTAATGGCGTCCTGAACAGAGATTGAAGTCACGCTCcctctgtttgtgttgtaatctgagttTGTCTTTGGTTTGCTGTCATTAACCAGTCTGGCAGTTTGTATGCATGATATGTGTGTAATCTACTGACTAGCTCATCGCTGCTGCTCTACACTGCTTTCATTCCATAGACTATAGAAAAATTCCTGAAAACCGTTAAATGTAAGACTTTTTGAACAGTTTGTAACCTATTGTTCCCTCTTGTGTCTCAGGGAGAGGAGAGCAAAGGCTATAAGGAACTGGTTGCAGCTGCAAAGCGAGTCGAGTCAGTCCCTGTAGCCATCTGCACTGAGAAAGAGGTGTGGGCGGACTACGGCCTCTCCTCAGACACCATCACCCTCTTCAGAAAGGTATGCTGCACCTCTTCTCTACATGAGGAACTTTTTTGTACTGTAAATGTGATGTcagtttgatgatgatgatgatgatgatgatgatgatgatgatgatgtttgtcATGTGATCCAGGCAGATAACCACCAGGAGAACCTTGTTACTGCTGATGCCAAGAAATTAGAAGCTGACGGTCTTGTGAACTTCATCACCGTCAACGAGGTCCGATACATCACAGAATACAACCAAGTGGTACGTTCAActcgtgtttttatttatcatcatatatatatatatatatatatatatatatatatatatatatatatatttttttttttttttttctggagcctACAGTCTTCCTCTATCTGTCATACTGTTATTTATGTCCTATCACTTCCCCCCCTAAAGCTTTACTTCttctttcatctaaaaaaatatatatgtttattgaGGACAAGTACAGAATtgaaaaagagtaaaagtaacactttctttattttgacattcCCCTCTCACCCACCACTCCATCATCACTTTCCCACCTCCACATGGTGGTTGAGGAAGTACACAGATcttgtattttagtaaaattAGCAATGCCATACTGTACAAAAACTCtattacaagttaaagtcctgcatttattTGAAGCAGAATATATTATCaacaaaagtatcaaaagtataCCGAACTcagttttgaaatttaaaaaaatcaaacagggATATGAAAGGGAAAAGAgtaagaaaaaggcaaaagccacTGGAGAtgtagttaaaaacaaaaaaagaagaagaagaattatgCAAATGTTCACATACTTAATTCTCTTTGCTATTTATCATTaacataataatagtaataataggaATGCTACTTTTCTTTGGGGTAGGTGTGTGGGGGTAGCTTGTTTTTTGGTGCCAAATTTGCTAGGTCCGGCACTGGTCCCatgttatattaatattttcagattattatcCCTAACATATCAATATGCAGGCAGCATTTTGATGCTGTGTCTCACCAAAGTTTGCTATATTAAGTAGTATTGGCtagttattttgtaaaatatgaaattgtttttataagttTAAGGTTTGATATGAAAAGTAACTATCAGGTATAATtactttaatattatattactgTAAAATTCATTGCAGTATTCTACAGTTTCAGGTTTGTGTGGTTTCTGTTTCTCCATTacttttggtaaaataaaaaataccactTAATGCCATAAATCATAAAGCAGCCAATTGTTTATACTGTTAACTGTTGTTTTGGCACTAAAAAACATCAAGATTTAtggtgttttactgtatttttgaaaaatggtaCATCACTGTTAGAATTTGGccgtatttttacagcaatttgtcACAGTGCAGGCTTATCCAGGATAAGTAAGTAGGCACATGAATGTCAGcgcaaagagtaaaaaaaaaacccacaaagaccATGATGTAATTTGAGAAGGACCGGTCCGTCACTGTTGGAGCTTCTCAGGTCAGAGGTGTCTTTCTTAGCTGTCATTAactgtgtctctgctgttgtCTCTCTCCTCAGACAGCAGTGGGCCTGTTCAATTCTGAGGTGAAGACCCACCTGCTGCTCTTCGCCAACAGGGGGACTAAAGAATACACCGAGCTGACGGAGAAACTGCGAGCTCTGGCCCCCGAGTTCACAGGCAAGGTGAGAATATTATTACTTCTACAAAataatagatttaaaaacaacaaagtgaattTATTAAACTAAAGGAGAAATTTCATCTCTGTGGTCGCTTGATCTAATTCAATGAGTAATTCAATCAATAATGAgctaaaaactattaaaaactgTATTCCAGTTCTTGTTCGTGCTGGTTAACGGAGCAGTCAAGTCCAACTTACGATCACTGGCCTACTTCGGCCTCAAGTCTAACAACCTGCCGCGAGTTGGTTTGTACGATGGCGACACTGACATGAAGTGGCTGCTGCC
Proteins encoded in this window:
- the LOC121942628 gene encoding endoplasmic reticulum resident protein 27 — encoded protein: MLTTLFFSLLVSSVVATEKDSALPRLTDTKAAEAFIDSADVVVIGFLEGEESKGYKELVAAAKRVESVPVAICTEKEVWADYGLSSDTITLFRKADNHQENLVTADAKKLEADGLVNFITVNEVRYITEYNQVTAVGLFNSEVKTHLLLFANRGTKEYTELTEKLRALAPEFTGKFLFVLVNGAVKSNLRSLAYFGLKSNNLPRVGLYDGDTDMKWLLPEGEISTERVREFCQSFLRGELKEVKQAGAEAKTEL